One genomic segment of Falco peregrinus isolate bFalPer1 chromosome 7, bFalPer1.pri, whole genome shotgun sequence includes these proteins:
- the PPP3R1 gene encoding calcineurin subunit B type 1 isoform X3 has protein sequence MCSHFDADEIKRLGKRFKKLDLDNSGSLSVEEFMSLPELQQNPLVQRVIDIFDTDGNGEVDFKEFIEGVSQFSVKGDKEQKLRFAFRIYDMDKDGYISNGELFQVLKMMVGNNLKDTQLQQIVDKTIINADKDGDGRISFEEFCAVVGGLDIHKKMVVDV, from the exons ATGTGCTCGCACT ttgaTGCTGATGAGATAAAACGACTAGGAAAGAGATTTAAGAAGCTTGATTTGGACAACTCTGGTTCTTTGAGTGTGGAAGAGTTCATGTCTTTACCTGAATTGCAACAGAATCCGTTAGTACAGCGAGTAATAGATATTTTTGACACAGATGGAAATGGAGAAGTGGACTTCAAAG AATTCATAGAAGGAGTTTCCCAGTTCAGTGTCAAAGGAGATAAGGAACAGAAGTTGAGGT ttGCTTTTCGCATTTATGATATGGACAAAGATGGTTACATCTCAAATGGAGAGCTCTTCCAGGTGCTGAAGATGATGGTTGGGAACAATCTCAAAGACACTCAGTTACAGCAAATTGTAGATAAAACCATAATTAACGCAGATAAGGATGGTGATGGAAGAATATCCTTTGAAGAATTCTGTGCT
- the PPP3R1 gene encoding calcineurin subunit B type 1 isoform X2, protein MGNEASYPLEMCSHFDADEIKRLGKRFKKLDLDNSGSLSVEEFMSLPELQQNPLVQRVIDIFDTDGNGEVDFKEFIEGVSQFSVKGDKEQKLRFAFRIYDMDKDGYISNGELFQVLKMMVGNNLKDTQLQQIVDKTIINADKDGDGRISFEEFCAVVGGLDIHKKMVVDV, encoded by the exons ggAAATGAGGCAAGCTACCCTTTGGAAATGTGCTCGCACT ttgaTGCTGATGAGATAAAACGACTAGGAAAGAGATTTAAGAAGCTTGATTTGGACAACTCTGGTTCTTTGAGTGTGGAAGAGTTCATGTCTTTACCTGAATTGCAACAGAATCCGTTAGTACAGCGAGTAATAGATATTTTTGACACAGATGGAAATGGAGAAGTGGACTTCAAAG AATTCATAGAAGGAGTTTCCCAGTTCAGTGTCAAAGGAGATAAGGAACAGAAGTTGAGGT ttGCTTTTCGCATTTATGATATGGACAAAGATGGTTACATCTCAAATGGAGAGCTCTTCCAGGTGCTGAAGATGATGGTTGGGAACAATCTCAAAGACACTCAGTTACAGCAAATTGTAGATAAAACCATAATTAACGCAGATAAGGATGGTGATGGAAGAATATCCTTTGAAGAATTCTGTGCT
- the PPP3R1 gene encoding calcineurin subunit B type 1 isoform X1 — MWYSVRHKTNCVMAGAGKKKVDADEIKRLGKRFKKLDLDNSGSLSVEEFMSLPELQQNPLVQRVIDIFDTDGNGEVDFKEFIEGVSQFSVKGDKEQKLRFAFRIYDMDKDGYISNGELFQVLKMMVGNNLKDTQLQQIVDKTIINADKDGDGRISFEEFCAVVGGLDIHKKMVVDV, encoded by the exons ATGTGGTATTCAGTGAGACACAAGACAAACTGTGTTATGGCTggtgcagggaagaaaaaag ttgaTGCTGATGAGATAAAACGACTAGGAAAGAGATTTAAGAAGCTTGATTTGGACAACTCTGGTTCTTTGAGTGTGGAAGAGTTCATGTCTTTACCTGAATTGCAACAGAATCCGTTAGTACAGCGAGTAATAGATATTTTTGACACAGATGGAAATGGAGAAGTGGACTTCAAAG AATTCATAGAAGGAGTTTCCCAGTTCAGTGTCAAAGGAGATAAGGAACAGAAGTTGAGGT ttGCTTTTCGCATTTATGATATGGACAAAGATGGTTACATCTCAAATGGAGAGCTCTTCCAGGTGCTGAAGATGATGGTTGGGAACAATCTCAAAGACACTCAGTTACAGCAAATTGTAGATAAAACCATAATTAACGCAGATAAGGATGGTGATGGAAGAATATCCTTTGAAGAATTCTGTGCT